AGAGCCATAAAAGGAAGCAAGATTCTAAAGAGTTTACCTGCTTAGAGAGAAGGGGGCTGCTAAACaagaagttacaaaaaaaaaaaaaaaaaaagcattgtaaatggctggggacatagctcagttggtagagtgctttgcttCCCATGCACAAATTCAATCCTTCCTCAACCCCCACACAAAGATAAATGGACATGGAATGCTGTGCTCATGAAATTCATGTTATCTGAACAAGTACcctggtgcacatttgtaatcccaagTAATCTGGAGgcgaagcaggaggattgcaagtttgagacaatttagtgagaccttgtctcaaaaataaggaattaaaaagtGTTGGGGGATGTAtacagctcagtgacagagtgccctggattcaatccccagtaccaaaagcaaaacgaattttaagaaaaacaaaactggggctggggatgtggctcaagtaatagcgcgctcgcctggcatgcgtgcggcccgtgtTATGtgctaactaaataaatattaaatcccactctctataaaaaaatttaaaaaaaaaagaaagaaaaacaaaactaccaCCAACAAACAAACCTTACCTAAAGCTGTGCATCTGAACTACAATAGAAATCAAGACTTTTCTGTGTGTCTGTGAAAGACAGACCCACCAGGCAAGAATGGGATGCTTTTCTTActgatataatttcattattattattattttttttttttggtaacggGGATTAAATCCAAGAGTACTTAACCACTGCGGCCACATCCCCAATCATTTCTATTTCATGtcagggcctagctaagttgctgaggctggctttgaacttgctatctttctgcctcagcctctacagCAGCTCAGATTACAggtggattacaggtgtgtgccgccaCACAGGTCTCTGATATAATTTCAAACAGCAACATTTGTAGCAGTCTGatttcagagaacaaagtttcTCAGTAAGAGAGCAGTGGCCACTCAATAGGGGGATATTATTGACATTTTACAGCTTGGGAGGCAAACCTTTTTAACTTCGAAGATTTGTGCTAAATTTGAAccaattttttttggtggtggtaggtgcttcgcccctcccctgactcaggcaaaggcaaggccctactgaggtggatggcgcaaggtgtccatcctctggaggaacgcagtgtttctgggaatgggctggtttgtttctgtattcctttaataagtatagttgtgaCTTCTCATaggaccattaagtatgaaggaaaaaacatgactttccctattaatgcaactactttttttttttttaagagagagtgagagatttttttttttaatatttatttttttagttttttgccaggcacaacatctttgtttgtatgtggtgctgaggagaaTCCGGGcgtcacgcatgccaggcgagggtgctaccgcttgagccacatccccagcccaaatgcaactacttctaaagaatagatctgtttgctctaaatgcaatgattcagctgtggagcataaattgttaatatttaatgaaaaactccctgtattcctgtcagggaagtttttgagaaattaaagtctagagaagaagaattaatgttaagacagattagggctggggatgtggccaatagtctgggacatttctaactaagcagaaacagctcaaagcaaaatgcaaactgaaaggaaaaatgcttgcttatgcataagccaagatacattcttctattctaattgtagctacgtaatattttgtttctttgaatgattcctgttttgtaaccacaaagtactgtgagcctgccaaaatgaaaagtatatatgattaacttcacaagtaaagattgggattcagcaccttcactttggtgtctgtgctGTTTCTCCACCCCACTTTCAACAACTCCTCACCAtcctttgttgtttgtttcctgagaccccctgttggagcttgTCTCTGACAGGTAGGGGTCCTGGAaatcgaacccaggggtactgtaccactgtgccacattcttattttttactttcaggcatggtctcattaagttgcttaatgcctcactaaaTGCTGAGTTTgaactcaaacttgtgatcctcctgcctcagtgtctcaAATAGCTGCAATTAATAGGCATGCACCAAGTTTGAAACAATTTTATCATCATGAAGCTTCAATTCGAGGTATTAAAATCAAAGCCccagcacaggcctgtaattccaacgGCTATAAATAAACAAGGTAAATCagaaccttttctttttaatttcttaatatttatttagtttttggcggacacaacatcttcgtatgtggtgctgagaatcgaacctgggcgcacgcatgccaggcgagcgcgctaccgcttgagccacatccccagccctttttttttctttttcaaagtaagCATTTATAAGATCATCGATTACATCCccaattttccttatttttaaaaaattatgtttatttatttgttctaattaggtatctatgacagcagaatgcatttcgattcattgcacacaaatggagcacagcttttcttttttttttttaaagagagaatgaggggcaggggacagagagagagagagagaattttaacatttatttatattttcttagttctcggcggacacaacatctttgttggtatgtggtgctgctgaggatcgaacccgggctgcacgcatgctaggcgagcgcgctaccagttgagccacatccccagcccctggagcacagcttttcatttctctggttgtatatgatgtagaatcgCGCCATAAGTGCAGTCATTCATGTatctaaggtaatgatgtccgtctcatcccaccatctttcctgcccccatatcGCCTCCCactcttcctcccctttccccaatgtttctccattcttcccataccccacccccacattatggatcagcatccacttatcagagacttttccttatttagtttGTGTATTTTGCACTTGAGAATGAGATCATGCACCTCATTAATGATTTGAGTCGTTTCTAAAGTGAAGTTTTCTTCTCCAATAAACAGTTCCAAACAGACTTCGTGACGAAGCAGGGAGACGGACTAGGGCTGCTCCATCAAGCATCAGAGTCCAGGAAGGATGCGTTCTAATTAGGTAtctgtgacagcagaatgcatttagtCCAAGCATAAAAAAGACCCCTTTAAACCAGCATCTCCCGAATCCTGATTtcggtttttgttgttttgtttttgtgtgatactgggaactgaacccaggggctctctacccacggagctacatcccagcccttttttttctttttcaaggagggccttgttaagttgcgaggctggcctcaaacttgagatcctcctgctttagcctcgtGAATCGCTTGGATGACATGCGCCACCCGAGCTGAGCCTGATTTCGTTTTCATGAAACAAAACACAGTGAGCAGGCAGGAATCTTGGCTTTTTTAGCTTTCCATCTCTCCGGAAACTACCCGATGGGCTTCGGCGCCTGAGCTGACTGATGACGCACACTGTGCGCCGGAAGTACTAGCGGTCGGCAACCGGCTGTGGCATGGCGCCCTCCGCAGCGCGCTGGAACCACGTGTGGGTCGGTACTGAGACTGGGATCCTGAAAGGTACGTGTCAGTGCTGGAAATCGGGAAGTAGAGGGGTCGCTCGCTTGCCACCGCTGCGCGGCTGACACCCTCGTCCTGCAGGGGTGAATCTTCAGCGGAAACAGGCGTCGAACTTCACGGCGGCGGGACAGCCGCGGCGGGAGGAGGCGGTGAGCGCCCTGTGCTGGGGCGCGGGCGGCGAGACCCAGGTCAGTGGCCCTCGCTGCGCCGGAGTTGGGACCGCGAGGCGGCAGCCTCGCTCTCCTGGACATCACGCCCCTCTGTCTGCAGATCCTGGTGGGCTGCGCGGACCGAAAGGTGAGGCACTTCAACACCGAGGAGGGCACGTTCCAGGGCCAGAGGCACTGTCCGGGCGGGGAGGGCTCCTTCCGAGGCCTCGCCCAAGCCGACGGGTAAGTCAGGTCCCCTCGCCGAACGCTCAGGGCTCAGGGAGAGCGTCGAGGCTCCTAGGACGACGGAATAATGTCGTTACGCTCTTAGGTGATAAGGACCTGAGTTGGGTGACGGGGACCTGGGTTCCTGCCTTCAGTTCGTGCATTCCTATAACATCTATTGAATATCTACTGAGTTCCGTACTCAAAGAGCAAGGGCTGCGGGTGAAGTTTCTGCCTTCGTTAAGTGTGCATCCTTTGGGTTTTCCCTCTGAGATCCAGTGTGACTTTCTGCTCAAAATGCTGGGCAAGTCATTTAATGGTTTTGAGCAGGCGTTTAAATGGAAGCGAACCACCAGCAAGGTGATGAAGCTCCCAGACTAAAGGATAGGAAGGTCTGATGTTTAGGTAATTGGCCAAGCCTTTTCCCAAGATGAAGATAGAAGGCTGTGGACAGGCTGCTTTTGTTTGGTGGTAGTGTTGATTCTGACAAGTGAGGTCTGGAAAGGATCTGTGGGTAGAATTTTGGGGGGAGAGCAGGGGCCCGAGTGGGGCGGTTGGGTGGTCGGTATCAGGGATCAAACTccgggacactcaaccactgagccacatccccagccctattttgtattttatttagagatagggtctcactgagcatcttgcttttgctgaggctggctttgaattcgtgatccgcctgcctcaacctcttaaactgctgggattgcaggtgtgtaccaccatgcctggctttaaatgtattttagatGTATTGTTAGGTTGAGAGATTTGCACTTTCATTTTGTAGATGGTGGGAATTATTGGGCTTTGAGTGGGAAATGCTGTGGAGCTAAGAGCCTGTAGGAGTGTAGAGGACTGGAGAAAGCAATTAGGAGACTCTTGCCAGGGCTCAGGCAAATAATACAGAACCTGAACCCAGGAAGAGAGGGTGGGCAGATATGAAGAAGAATGTAGGCCGAGGCTGTGTGGATACTGGGAAGAGAATACCTTGGGTTTCTTGGGAGAGATATTTTGAGGGAGAGGCTGACATTAGAACCCAAAAAACAGGGAACTCAAGAATAGAAcctgggggctgggactgtagcttagtggtggagcacttgcctggcatatgtgaggcactgggttcaatccttagtactgcataaaaataaaataaaggcatgctatccatctacaactacacatacacacacaaaaaaaaaaaaaaaaaaaaggagaaaaaagaatagaacCTGAGGTTGACCACTGGATGAGTCTTGTTTCAGTCATTTCTGAGATAATGATCCTGAACCCACCCCACTCCAACTCCAACTCCATTAGGAACCAACTCAAGAATCAGGAAGACCATAAAGGCCAGGTACCCCAACTTAGCTGAGGAGTAGGAAAAGAACTCTGCTTTGAAGTATCACAAATTTGATTTCTAGATCTGGGTCCGATTTTCAGTCCTAGCTGAGTGGCAAATATTTTAAGTTCTCAGAGCCTCCAGTTTCCTCATAAAACTGGTAACCACCTGCCTGTTGACTAAATTGAGTTGATAGGTAAACTGGATGCTGTTAGGCCCTGCATAGACCCCAGGTATCTTGAGGTTGGGggttggggctatggctcagtggtggagtgcttgcctggcatatgtgaggcatatAAACTGGGCTGTTAGGATGGGGTCTAGTTAACAGGAATTTAGAGGTATATCAGCTGGGGCCTGgagaacacacttttttttttttaatcccaactGTATCTTCCCTGTTTGCAGCACCCTCATCACGTGTGTAGATTCTGGCATACTTAGAGTCTGGCGTGACGATGATAAGGAAGCATCCTCTGACCCAGTAAGGTTCCTTACTCTGATGGTTGGGGAGGGTGAAAGTTAGCATTAGGAGCCTAATGAGGGATTTGCGGGAGGAAAGATTAAGAACTCTGGAACTGACTCATCTCTCATTCTTTTCAGCTTCTGGAATTGAGGGTTGGTCCTGGGGTTTGTAGGATGCGCCAAGACCCAGCACGACCCCATATAGTTGCCACAGGTGGGAAGGAGAATGCTTTGAAGGTGTGGGACCTGCAGGGATCTGAGGAGCCTGTGTTCAGGGCCAAGAATGTGAGTGATGGAATAGGGAATCTGAGGCCACTTACTGATCAGAGACCAGATGGACTTTAAGGGATGATAAAGGAGGGCTAAAACTGGTAGCACTTCGAACCTACCTCCATCCTATCCCCCGTTCACCTTTAACACCAGGTGCGGAATGACTGGCTAGACCTTCGGGTTCCCATCTGGGACCAGGATATACAGTTCCTCCCTGGATCACAGAAGCTC
This portion of the Ictidomys tridecemlineatus isolate mIctTri1 chromosome 4, mIctTri1.hap1, whole genome shotgun sequence genome encodes:
- the Wdr74 gene encoding WD repeat-containing protein 74 isoform X2 gives rise to the protein MAPSAARWNHVWVGTETGILKGVNLQRKQASNFTAAGQPRREEAVSALCWGAGGETQILVGCADRKVRHFNTEEGTFQGQRHCPGGEGSFRGLAQADGTLITCVDSGILRVWRDDDKEASSDPLLELRVGPGVCRMRQDPARPHIVATGGKENALKVWDLQGSEEPVFRAKNVRNDWLDLRVPIWDQDIQFLPGSQKLITCTGYHQVRVYDPASPQRRPVLETTYGEYPLTAMTLTPGDNSVIVGNTHGQLAEIDFRQGIPGRMSPKSLKRSTRYLQKTQRQMNFGHPWRQLLRGNYLIRIRPKELSKPNREKRSSRSPLAPENPVPIL
- the Wdr74 gene encoding WD repeat-containing protein 74 isoform X1; translation: MAPSAARWNHVWVGTETGILKGVNLQRKQASNFTAAGQPRREEAVSALCWGAGGETQILVGCADRKVRHFNTEEGTFQGQRHCPGGEGSFRGLAQADGTLITCVDSGILRVWRDDDKEASSDPLLELRVGPGVCRMRQDPARPHIVATGGKENALKVWDLQGSEEPVFRAKNVRNDWLDLRVPIWDQDIQFLPGSQKLITCTGYHQVRVYDPASPQRRPVLETTYGEYPLTAMTLTPGDNSVIVGNTHGQLAEIDFRQGRLLGCLKGLAGSVRGLQCHPSKPLLASCGLDRVLRIHRIRNPRGLEHKVYLKSRLNCLLLSGRDTWEDEPQEPQEINKVPSEDTETDELWASLEAAAKRKLPDQNQTQGALQTKQRKKKQQKSISP